A DNA window from Bacillales bacterium contains the following coding sequences:
- the mdh gene encoding malate dehydrogenase: MTLSRRKISVIGAGFTGSTTAFMLAQKELGDVVLVDIPDKESSTKGKALDMLESTPVQGVDAKIIGTSDYKDTAGSDVVVVTAGIPRKPGMSRDDLVNTNANIMKSVTKEIVAHSPNCIIVVLSNPVDAMTYTVYKASGFPKNRVIGQAGVLDTTRFRTFVAEELNLSVEDISGFVLGGHGDDMVPLVRYSYAGGIPLEKLIAKKRLDEIVERTRKGGGEIVQLLGNGSAYYAPAAALTQMVEAIVKDKRRVLPAIAYLEGEYGYRDLFLGVPTVLGGNGLEEVIELELTDDEKQQLDKSAQSVKDVIAVVEA, from the coding sequence ATGACATTGTCCAGAAGGAAAATCTCGGTCATTGGCGCAGGTTTCACCGGTTCCACGACGGCGTTCATGTTGGCGCAAAAAGAACTCGGAGACGTTGTGCTCGTAGACATTCCCGACAAAGAAAGCTCGACGAAGGGAAAAGCGCTCGACATGTTGGAGTCAACACCGGTCCAAGGGGTCGACGCAAAAATCATCGGCACGTCCGATTACAAAGATACGGCCGGTTCTGACGTGGTTGTCGTCACCGCGGGGATTCCTCGCAAACCCGGGATGAGTCGCGATGATCTCGTGAACACAAATGCGAATATCATGAAAAGCGTGACGAAAGAAATCGTTGCCCACTCTCCAAACTGCATCATCGTCGTTTTGTCAAACCCGGTTGATGCGATGACGTATACGGTGTACAAAGCCTCTGGGTTCCCGAAAAATCGGGTCATTGGTCAAGCGGGCGTTCTTGATACGACGCGTTTTCGTACGTTCGTTGCCGAGGAATTGAACCTTTCCGTGGAAGACATTTCCGGATTTGTTCTCGGCGGCCACGGCGACGACATGGTTCCGCTTGTCCGCTACTCTTATGCGGGCGGGATTCCGCTCGAGAAGTTGATTGCCAAAAAGCGGTTGGACGAAATTGTGGAACGTACAAGAAAAGGCGGCGGGGAAATTGTTCAACTTCTCGGAAACGGCAGCGCTTATTACGCTCCGGCAGCCGCATTAACGCAAATGGTGGAGGCTATCGTGAAAGACAAGCGCAGAGTGCTTCCGGCGATTGCCTACTTGGAAGGCGAATACGGTTACCGCGATTTATTCCTCGGTGTGCCGACAGTACTCGGCGGAAACGGTTTGGAAGAAGTCATCGAACTCGAGTTGACGGATGATGAAAAACAACAGCTTGATAAATCCGCGCAGTCGGTCAAAGATGTCATTGCTGTCGTGGAAGCATAA
- a CDS encoding O-antigen ligase family protein: MNRRRLNPLETGIALVYVLPPIGIVWLMALGWKQWFYQLRHKKKIRITIPTVFFVGLLVSTVGAALIMQQWTILLVLIMITAYFGLYLRIRTTACALSFHTYKWIIIWGGVYIFIFGNIRLLLHQFPFIHSPILGLLTGSLLLGDPDFGRLFGSTYNPNFAAFLLLISLAFQLVELLKALRLSNGKRTFIHVFLTITLTAGIFETASRQAIMVMIFLFLLFIFRYRLTIGVLLIFTAGIFSPLWLPLIPRMEVTEHSFEFRETIWKNALHIWSNHPIFGVTPIGFVQRYSLLSDYQIVHAHNLFLAYLSEYGVIGAFVFILLFIVCLYQFIRMMKYIKRKKYSTVDMFLFALPIIPIMGTLDFPLFSPQVMLLTIVLLAYWEIFLRKTAKIDRYGPKYI, translated from the coding sequence ATGAACAGACGACGCTTGAACCCGCTTGAAACGGGTATTGCTCTCGTATACGTACTACCGCCGATCGGGATTGTTTGGTTAATGGCTCTCGGCTGGAAGCAATGGTTTTATCAATTGCGGCACAAAAAAAAGATTCGCATCACGATTCCGACCGTGTTTTTTGTCGGATTGCTTGTTTCTACCGTTGGAGCGGCTCTGATCATGCAGCAATGGACGATTTTGCTCGTGCTCATCATGATTACCGCTTACTTCGGCTTGTATTTAAGAATTCGGACGACTGCGTGCGCGTTAAGTTTCCATACGTACAAGTGGATTATCATTTGGGGCGGCGTCTATATATTTATCTTCGGAAACATTCGCTTGTTGCTTCACCAGTTTCCGTTTATCCATTCACCGATTCTCGGCCTTCTGACCGGTTCCCTGCTGCTTGGTGATCCTGATTTCGGCCGATTGTTCGGAAGTACGTACAACCCGAATTTCGCAGCCTTTCTCCTGCTGATCTCATTGGCTTTTCAACTTGTTGAATTGCTGAAGGCGTTAAGATTGTCGAACGGAAAACGGACGTTTATTCATGTGTTTTTGACGATCACCTTGACGGCGGGAATCTTCGAGACCGCTTCACGACAAGCGATCATGGTTATGATTTTTTTGTTTCTCCTGTTTATTTTTCGTTATCGTTTAACGATCGGAGTATTGTTGATTTTCACGGCGGGCATTTTTTCCCCGCTATGGCTGCCGCTCATCCCCCGTATGGAAGTGACCGAACATTCTTTTGAGTTCCGGGAGACGATTTGGAAAAACGCGCTTCACATTTGGTCAAATCACCCGATTTTCGGCGTCACCCCAATCGGTTTCGTTCAACGATATTCATTATTGTCGGATTATCAAATCGTCCACGCACATAATTTGTTTCTGGCATACTTATCGGAATACGGAGTTATCGGTGCTTTTGTATTCATCTTATTGTTCATCGTATGCTTGTATCAGTTCATCCGAATGATGAAATATATCAAGAGAAAAAAATACAGCACCGTCGATATGTTTCTGTTTGCTTTGCCCATCATTCCGATCATGGGTACTCTTGATTTTCCGTTGTTCTCTCCGCAAGTGATGCTGCTTACGATCGTATTGTTGGCGTACTGGGAGATTTTCTTAAGAAAAACGGCCAAAATAGACCGATACGGGCCAAAATATATTTAA
- a CDS encoding glycosyltransferase, translated as MPKIKKDKILILTGQYGEGHRQAANAITETIWERNMPIDTIVMDPSAFSHPILDSLNRYFVVKGVQKFPAVYHSIYQKTRYDNYASTMLKRINRIGAGKIWGIINEIDPSMIISTCPITAGIVSNLKKTDWLNVPASTVITDYSVHSYWVNEHTDAYFVGSEKVRNGLLRAGVDNKKIFVTGIPTDPKYSKGYNRVHLKEKHGLNGNMPTVLIGGGGCGIIGDPERLMEQLNAVPYELQLIIVCGHNERLYRQLERRRTDSKHQIILTGYVDHLEEYMAVADFMLTKPGGLTVSEAIAMNLPLLLFQSLGGQEYDNAQYLAETKAALVASDFNDLYQKINRMITDRTLLAEMKIHQKKLRQNDAAMKIVENAVGILDRPDSLRFAF; from the coding sequence ATGCCGAAGATCAAAAAAGATAAAATCCTGATTTTGACTGGTCAATATGGGGAAGGCCACCGACAAGCGGCCAATGCGATTACGGAAACGATCTGGGAGAGGAACATGCCGATTGATACGATCGTGATGGATCCATCCGCGTTCAGCCATCCGATTCTTGATTCTTTGAATCGATATTTTGTCGTCAAAGGCGTACAGAAATTTCCCGCCGTTTATCATTCGATTTACCAAAAAACACGCTACGACAACTATGCTTCGACCATGTTAAAACGAATTAACCGAATCGGGGCAGGGAAAATATGGGGCATCATCAATGAAATCGATCCGTCAATGATTATCAGTACGTGTCCCATCACCGCTGGAATCGTTTCCAATCTAAAAAAAACCGATTGGCTGAACGTTCCGGCTTCTACCGTGATTACGGATTATTCCGTTCACAGTTATTGGGTCAATGAGCATACCGATGCTTATTTTGTCGGTTCGGAAAAAGTGAGGAACGGTTTGCTTCGCGCCGGCGTCGACAACAAAAAAATATTCGTCACGGGGATCCCGACCGATCCGAAATATTCCAAAGGGTACAATCGGGTACATCTGAAAGAAAAGCATGGATTGAACGGAAACATGCCGACGGTTTTAATCGGCGGCGGCGGTTGCGGCATCATTGGCGATCCCGAGCGTCTCATGGAGCAGCTTAACGCCGTACCGTATGAGCTGCAATTGATCATCGTTTGCGGCCACAACGAGCGATTATACCGACAATTGGAGCGGAGAAGAACTGATTCAAAACATCAAATCATCTTGACCGGATATGTCGATCACCTTGAGGAGTACATGGCGGTTGCCGATTTCATGTTAACGAAACCCGGCGGCTTAACCGTATCCGAAGCGATCGCCATGAACCTTCCTCTGTTGTTGTTTCAATCGCTGGGCGGCCAGGAATACGACAACGCGCAATATTTGGCTGAGACGAAAGCGGCGTTGGTGGCTTCCGATTTTAACGATTTGTATCAGAAAATTAATCGCATGATTACCGACCGCACGCTTTTGGCGGAAATGAAAATTCATCAAAAAAAACTAAGACAAAACGACGCAGCGATGAAAATCGTCGAAAACGCGGTCGGCATCTTGGACCGGCCGGATTCTTTGCGTTTTGCCTTTTAA
- a CDS encoding phosphatase PAP2 family protein encodes MIQRWIRAGFLFFLITFLVIALNYDDAAWQAWNMKYESLLYNFLGDDWVPLFTFITYLGSAYVIFPLAGLFLIFLIRSNHQRMGALLATNIIGGRALTILLKALFHRPRPDVEHLVYAGFYGFPSGHAMHAVAFYGFTFIMVCLFNRKKPERTVSTATAVCLLIFLIGLSRVYLGVHYPLDVIGGYTAGAAWLCLLLISFRFPTAFGDRAQKKSAFLSGDGFH; translated from the coding sequence TTGATTCAGCGATGGATCCGCGCGGGGTTTTTGTTTTTTTTAATAACGTTCCTAGTCATTGCCTTAAACTATGATGACGCTGCGTGGCAAGCCTGGAACATGAAATACGAGAGCTTGTTGTACAATTTTCTCGGGGACGATTGGGTCCCTCTCTTTACTTTCATTACTTATCTCGGTTCCGCATACGTCATATTTCCATTGGCCGGGTTGTTCTTGATCTTTCTCATCCGTTCAAACCATCAGCGGATGGGGGCTTTGCTAGCGACGAATATCATCGGAGGACGTGCATTGACGATTTTGTTAAAAGCGCTGTTTCATCGACCCCGCCCTGATGTCGAGCATCTCGTTTATGCGGGATTTTACGGTTTCCCAAGCGGCCACGCGATGCATGCGGTCGCCTTTTACGGGTTCACCTTCATCATGGTTTGTCTTTTCAACCGGAAAAAACCCGAGCGAACGGTGAGCACAGCAACGGCTGTGTGCCTGTTGATCTTTTTGATCGGGTTAAGCCGCGTATATCTTGGCGTCCATTATCCGCTCGACGTTATCGGCGGTTACACGGCGGGAGCCGCTTGGTTGTGCCTGTTGCTTATTAGCTTTCGGTTTCCAACAGCTTTCGGCGATCGTGCGCAAAAGAAATCCGCCTTCCTATCGGGAGACGGATTTCATTAA
- the mprF gene encoding bifunctional lysylphosphatidylglycerol flippase/synthetase MprF yields MKTIRPFFRTIWIYMNLYKLLLLRILVPIAVVLLLLREGHSHFASIDIAEVYRELKQLRLSGVMELLFFALFSVTVMSGYDLIIRSHYRLEIPTGKLLKYSWIANTFNNFVSFAGIAGAGVRTLLYKKQHVPAKKMIIANLLLAPSVVTGLSMLAWLDLLNVFPVHRLINNAWMLMALVGMALYLPFYLLVQRTSFFSKWLNNNHSRTSWRTLGGFLAVSFVEWLLAGTVFWVTSVELGTSIPLLTAIGVFSVAAVAGIISLAPGGIGSFDLTLLLGLHLSGVDPALSAAVLVLFRLFYFVVPWMIGIGLSAQEMAPSREKFGAVTATIWESSLNRWQRFWSWPGQYRLLSDIGVLMLALLVFGSGFVLLLSAATPGLLYRLKFTEQLVTLPVMALSYQMSVIIGMILIVLARGIKFRVKRAYRATVVLLIAGAVFTFVKAFDFEEALFLMIVLLLLWISRERFYREAAPVSWKSSLTMISFTLLSTVFYLWIGLNSQPDTEKSLPPNVIARYFVQPNEYFVSGAVAALAVFAFIGTWVMFRPKREVQKPFSTKDAEEVQRFFRTHKGNALSHLLYLRDKSLFWAQDGNVLIPYGSIRDKLVVLGDPLGPRPLLRAAIEEFYRFADRYAMIPVFYQVTPEHLPIYHDTGFRFFKLGEEAFVDLRTFTIKGRKNADLRNARNRFEREGYLFEVVEPPFSETFFAELKRVSDAWLGGRQEKGFSLGAFDRFYVEQGPITLIRDALDRIVAFTTIMPHHGDPNVLSVDLMRHLPDAPNGTMDVLFIKLFEWARERGCETFNLGMAPLANVGGASNAMRGEKMARFVFQYGSHWYGFEGLRRFKEKFNPHWEPRFMAYPPSVSLPIVLVDLVRLISRR; encoded by the coding sequence ATGAAGACGATCAGGCCGTTCTTCCGAACGATTTGGATTTATATGAATTTGTACAAGTTGCTTCTCCTTCGCATCCTCGTTCCGATTGCCGTCGTTTTATTACTCTTGCGCGAAGGGCACAGCCATTTTGCAAGCATTGACATCGCCGAAGTGTACCGGGAATTGAAGCAATTGCGATTATCCGGCGTTATGGAATTGCTTTTTTTCGCTCTGTTTTCCGTAACCGTAATGAGCGGCTATGATCTCATCATTCGATCCCATTACCGTCTTGAAATTCCGACCGGCAAATTACTGAAATATTCTTGGATTGCCAACACGTTCAACAACTTTGTATCATTTGCGGGAATCGCCGGCGCTGGCGTTCGTACGTTGCTTTACAAAAAACAACACGTGCCTGCGAAAAAGATGATCATCGCGAACTTATTGCTCGCACCGTCCGTCGTCACCGGACTTTCGATGCTGGCCTGGCTGGACTTGCTCAATGTCTTTCCTGTCCATCGGTTGATCAACAACGCCTGGATGCTTATGGCGCTCGTCGGAATGGCTTTGTATTTACCGTTTTATTTGCTCGTTCAACGCACATCGTTTTTTTCAAAATGGCTTAACAATAACCATTCGCGAACTTCTTGGCGAACCCTTGGCGGGTTTCTGGCGGTGTCGTTCGTCGAGTGGCTGCTCGCAGGCACTGTTTTTTGGGTGACTTCGGTTGAACTCGGAACGTCGATTCCGCTGTTGACGGCCATCGGTGTCTTTTCCGTGGCTGCCGTCGCCGGCATTATCAGCCTTGCTCCCGGCGGCATCGGTTCTTTTGATTTAACGTTGCTTCTCGGTCTGCATCTCTCCGGTGTTGATCCGGCTCTTTCTGCAGCGGTCTTAGTTTTGTTTCGCTTGTTTTATTTCGTCGTTCCGTGGATGATCGGCATCGGTTTGTCGGCTCAGGAAATGGCGCCGTCTCGAGAAAAATTTGGAGCAGTCACGGCGACGATCTGGGAAAGCTCGCTCAATCGCTGGCAGCGATTTTGGAGTTGGCCGGGACAGTATCGTCTTTTAAGCGATATCGGCGTGCTTATGCTTGCTTTGTTGGTATTTGGAAGCGGGTTCGTGCTTTTGTTGTCCGCAGCCACTCCGGGTCTGCTGTACCGCTTGAAATTTACGGAACAGCTCGTGACGCTGCCGGTAATGGCGTTGTCTTACCAAATGTCCGTGATCATCGGCATGATTTTGATCGTGCTTGCGAGAGGGATAAAGTTTCGCGTAAAGAGGGCTTACCGGGCTACGGTTGTTTTGCTCATTGCCGGAGCCGTATTCACGTTCGTGAAAGCGTTTGATTTTGAAGAAGCCCTATTTCTAATGATTGTGTTGCTGCTGCTATGGATTTCACGTGAGCGTTTTTATCGGGAAGCAGCGCCGGTCTCGTGGAAATCGTCGCTGACGATGATTAGTTTCACACTCCTTTCGACGGTTTTTTATTTATGGATTGGCTTAAACAGCCAGCCGGACACCGAGAAGTCCCTTCCGCCTAACGTGATCGCGAGGTATTTCGTGCAGCCGAACGAATATTTCGTTTCGGGAGCCGTCGCCGCTTTAGCGGTGTTCGCTTTCATCGGAACATGGGTGATGTTTCGTCCGAAACGGGAGGTACAAAAACCGTTTTCAACCAAAGATGCCGAAGAGGTTCAACGGTTTTTTCGAACGCATAAAGGGAATGCGCTCTCGCATCTTCTATACTTGCGCGACAAATCTTTGTTTTGGGCACAGGATGGAAACGTGCTAATCCCGTACGGATCGATTCGCGACAAACTTGTCGTGCTCGGCGACCCGCTCGGACCGAGGCCTTTGTTGAGAGCGGCGATCGAAGAATTTTACCGCTTTGCCGACCGTTATGCGATGATTCCGGTGTTCTACCAAGTGACACCGGAGCATTTGCCGATTTACCATGATACCGGTTTTCGCTTTTTCAAATTGGGCGAAGAAGCTTTCGTCGATTTGCGAACCTTTACGATAAAAGGGAGAAAAAATGCCGATTTACGGAACGCGCGCAATCGATTTGAACGGGAAGGTTATCTGTTCGAAGTCGTTGAACCTCCGTTTTCAGAAACGTTCTTTGCCGAATTAAAGCGCGTTTCCGATGCCTGGCTCGGCGGTCGCCAAGAAAAGGGTTTTTCGCTTGGGGCGTTTGATCGATTTTACGTCGAACAAGGTCCGATCACGCTTATTCGCGATGCCTTGGATCGAATTGTTGCGTTTACGACGATCATGCCCCATCACGGGGACCCAAACGTACTTTCCGTCGATCTAATGCGTCATTTGCCGGATGCCCCGAACGGAACGATGGACGTCTTGTTCATTAAGCTTTTCGAATGGGCGCGCGAACGAGGTTGCGAAACATTTAATCTTGGAATGGCGCCTTTGGCGAATGTAGGAGGCGCATCCAATGCGATGCGCGGAGAGAAAATGGCGCGATTCGTGTTTCAGTACGGCAGTCATTGGTACGGATTTGAAGGGTTGAGACGATTCAAGGAGAAATTCAATCCGCATTGGGAACCGAGATTTATGGCGTATCCGCCGTCGGTTTCCTTGCCGATCGTTCTCGTTGATTTGGTTCGATTGATTTCTAGAAGGTAG
- a CDS encoding NAD-dependent epimerase/dehydratase family protein, whose protein sequence is MKIVVAGGDGFCGWPTALYLSKQGHDVAIVDSGVRRKWDEELRSNSLTPIASLQDRIDRWKALTGKTIHVFEGDLNHYDFLREVLNQTKPDAFVHFAEQRSAPYSMIDREHAVFTQTNNVVGTLNVIYGIKEIVPDCHLIKLGTMGEYGTPNIDIEEGYIKIEHNGREDVLPYPMQPGSMYHLSKVHDSHNLRFACKVWGMRVTDLNQGIVYGLHTDETLLDPVLLNRLDYDAVFGTALNRFLIQAAIGHDLTVYGSGGQTRGFLNIMDTVRCIEIAAENPADQGEFRVFNQFTEEFSVLELAEKVRTVARLEGINVEIAHVENPRIEKEDHYYHAVHTKLIDLGLEPHLLTDDVLHGILKTALQYKSRVIKENVLPKISW, encoded by the coding sequence ATGAAGATTGTTGTTGCGGGCGGTGACGGATTTTGCGGGTGGCCCACCGCGTTGTATTTGTCAAAGCAAGGTCATGATGTTGCGATTGTCGACAGCGGCGTCCGGAGAAAGTGGGATGAAGAATTACGGTCGAATTCATTGACACCAATCGCATCGTTGCAAGACCGGATCGACCGTTGGAAGGCATTGACGGGGAAGACGATTCATGTATTTGAAGGCGATCTGAATCATTACGATTTTTTGCGTGAAGTGTTGAACCAGACGAAACCTGACGCATTCGTACATTTTGCCGAACAACGATCGGCTCCGTATTCCATGATCGATCGAGAACATGCGGTATTTACGCAAACGAACAATGTCGTCGGCACGCTCAACGTCATCTACGGAATCAAAGAAATCGTACCGGATTGCCATTTGATTAAATTGGGTACAATGGGAGAGTACGGTACGCCGAACATCGATATCGAAGAAGGATACATAAAGATTGAACATAACGGCAGAGAAGATGTTCTGCCTTATCCAATGCAGCCGGGTTCGATGTACCATTTGTCGAAAGTGCATGACAGCCACAACCTTCGGTTTGCATGCAAAGTATGGGGAATGCGGGTAACCGACTTGAATCAAGGCATTGTCTACGGATTGCACACGGATGAAACGTTGCTTGATCCGGTACTCTTGAATCGCTTGGATTACGACGCGGTATTCGGTACGGCGTTAAATCGATTTTTGATTCAGGCGGCGATCGGCCATGATTTGACGGTATACGGGAGCGGCGGACAAACACGTGGGTTCTTGAATATTATGGATACCGTTCGCTGCATCGAAATCGCAGCGGAAAACCCTGCCGACCAAGGCGAATTTCGCGTTTTCAACCAGTTTACGGAAGAATTCTCGGTCCTCGAGCTGGCAGAAAAAGTCCGTACCGTTGCGAGGTTAGAAGGGATCAACGTTGAAATCGCGCACGTCGAAAATCCGAGAATAGAGAAAGAAGACCATTATTATCATGCTGTCCATACGAAATTGATTGATCTCGGACTTGAGCCGCATTTGTTGACTGACGACGTGTTGCATGGGATTTTGAAGACGGCCTTGCAATACAAAAGCCGGGTTATTAAGGAGAACGTGCTGCCGAAAATCAGTTGGTAG
- a CDS encoding glycosyltransferase family 1 protein, which yields MKIAIVTETFLPSTDGVVTRLCASIDWLLDEGHNVLVIAPDLGVTHYKEAKVAGIPARPFLHYRTKKYAFPSTKVGRLLYDFNPDVVHAVNPALIGAAGVFYARRQQRPLVASFHIHTPKYADYYGLSFMKPFLWSYFRLIYNRSDLCLCTSKSVMEELIGKRFRNVRLWKHGVDTNEFSPDLYDEAMRNRLTGGNPNKKLFLYVGRLTAEKEVERLRKMLDDHPDVCLALVGDGPLRKELERLFAGSETVFTGFLHGEDLAKAYASSDAFVFPSTTETLGLVVLEAMASGLPVIVSNNGPTGELVRDGETGVFFDPLETDGISKAVDRLKDEPMLRRLAVGARDFGKAHDWAVPSEQLFQFYRKVIRAANRVGTHRSAPEREKS from the coding sequence GTGAAAATCGCCATCGTCACGGAAACCTTTTTGCCGTCGACAGACGGGGTGGTTACGCGATTGTGCGCGTCAATCGACTGGTTGCTGGACGAAGGTCATAACGTCCTTGTTATCGCGCCGGATCTCGGTGTTACACATTATAAAGAAGCGAAAGTTGCCGGGATTCCGGCCCGCCCCTTTTTGCATTACCGAACAAAAAAATATGCGTTTCCCAGCACGAAAGTCGGGAGGCTTTTATACGATTTCAATCCAGATGTCGTACATGCCGTCAACCCGGCGTTGATTGGTGCGGCTGGCGTTTTTTACGCAAGACGGCAACAGCGGCCTTTGGTCGCTTCTTTCCATATTCACACTCCGAAATATGCGGATTACTACGGATTATCTTTCATGAAACCGTTTTTGTGGTCATATTTTCGCTTGATCTACAATCGTTCCGACTTGTGCCTATGCACATCGAAATCGGTCATGGAAGAATTAATTGGAAAACGGTTTCGAAACGTAAGGCTGTGGAAGCATGGCGTTGATACGAACGAATTTTCCCCTGACCTGTATGACGAGGCGATGAGAAATCGGTTAACGGGAGGAAATCCGAATAAAAAACTGTTCTTGTATGTCGGTCGTTTGACCGCGGAAAAGGAAGTCGAACGGTTACGAAAAATGCTGGACGACCATCCCGACGTCTGTTTGGCGCTTGTCGGTGATGGTCCGCTGCGGAAAGAACTCGAGCGTTTATTTGCCGGTAGCGAAACTGTGTTCACCGGCTTTTTGCACGGCGAGGATTTGGCGAAAGCTTACGCCTCTTCCGATGCGTTTGTGTTTCCTTCGACAACGGAAACGTTAGGATTAGTCGTTCTCGAAGCGATGGCTTCCGGGCTGCCTGTAATCGTTTCAAACAACGGACCGACAGGCGAACTTGTCCGCGACGGAGAAACGGGGGTCTTCTTTGATCCTCTGGAAACTGATGGCATTTCAAAAGCGGTGGATCGCTTGAAAGACGAACCGATGTTGAGACGGCTTGCTGTTGGAGCACGAGACTTCGGAAAGGCGCACGATTGGGCTGTTCCCTCGGAACAATTGTTCCAGTTTTACCGAAAAGTCATTCGAGCGGCGAATCGAGTCGGGACGCACCGTTCGGCCCCCGAAAGGGAAAAAAGTTGA
- a CDS encoding GtrA family protein, which translates to MKRIGSLRLIKPVNVRKLVIQYAQFKTIGIVNGFIDIGSLNAFLLLWPTKDDRLLLLYSSIAYVLAVANSYIWNSRITFRESEKTGRRERGLFIVQAAISFLIHNAIFWLALNGLAHVFASQWLIDNGAKYLAMFSSSTASFFFMKGFVFRRNRT; encoded by the coding sequence TTGAAACGGATCGGCAGTCTTCGGTTGATCAAACCGGTAAACGTAAGAAAGCTGGTCATCCAATATGCTCAATTTAAAACGATCGGGATCGTCAACGGTTTCATCGACATCGGGAGTTTAAACGCATTTCTATTGCTGTGGCCGACGAAAGATGACCGCTTGTTGCTGTTGTACAGCTCGATTGCTTATGTGTTGGCGGTCGCAAACAGTTATATTTGGAACTCGCGGATCACTTTTCGCGAGTCGGAGAAGACCGGCCGTCGGGAACGCGGGTTGTTCATCGTTCAGGCAGCCATTAGCTTTTTGATTCACAACGCAATCTTCTGGCTTGCGCTCAACGGGCTCGCTCACGTGTTTGCGTCGCAGTGGCTCATCGACAACGGGGCAAAATATTTGGCAATGTTTTCTTCTTCGACGGCGAGCTTTTTTTTTATGAAGGGATTCGTTTTTCGAAGAAATCGGACATGA
- a CDS encoding phosphate ABC transporter substrate-binding protein: protein MNMKKLMVLMVFAAIMIFTAACGNSNGASDSEGAANGSGDGSQASESNNVGGELKGRIVVGGSSALQPLAAAAAKGFMDKHPGVEIQVQGGGSGTGLSQVAKGNFDIGDSDYFAEAKEGIDAGALVDHKVAVVGMTAAVNPEAGVKNLSQEDLIKVFTGKVTNWKEVGGNDVKITLVNRPDGSGTRATFVKFALKGATPAEGIIQDSSNTVKKIIQQTPGAIGYEAFSYFDGSGKMVKLSIDGVEATDENVKNGKFPIWAYEHMYTKGEPDPIEKAFIEYMLSDEIQKGLVPQQGYISATQMQVERNAAGEVTKK, encoded by the coding sequence ATGAACATGAAGAAACTCATGGTACTTATGGTGTTTGCTGCAATCATGATTTTTACGGCTGCATGCGGAAACTCTAACGGAGCATCTGATTCAGAAGGAGCTGCTAACGGTTCGGGAGACGGCAGCCAAGCGTCCGAAAGCAACAATGTAGGCGGCGAGTTAAAGGGTAGAATCGTCGTCGGGGGATCCAGCGCCCTTCAACCTTTAGCCGCAGCGGCTGCAAAAGGTTTCATGGATAAACATCCTGGCGTGGAAATCCAAGTTCAGGGCGGCGGAAGCGGCACCGGCTTGAGTCAGGTCGCGAAAGGCAACTTTGACATTGGCGACTCCGATTATTTTGCGGAAGCGAAAGAAGGGATCGATGCAGGTGCGCTTGTCGATCATAAAGTAGCGGTCGTCGGCATGACGGCAGCGGTCAATCCAGAAGCCGGCGTGAAAAATCTTTCGCAAGAAGATTTAATTAAAGTCTTCACTGGAAAAGTGACGAACTGGAAAGAAGTCGGCGGAAACGACGTGAAAATCACGCTTGTGAACCGTCCCGACGGGTCAGGCACTCGGGCGACGTTCGTGAAATTCGCCTTGAAAGGCGCGACTCCCGCTGAAGGGATCATCCAGGATTCTTCCAATACCGTTAAGAAAATCATCCAGCAAACACCGGGTGCGATTGGTTACGAAGCCTTTTCTTACTTCGACGGAAGCGGGAAAATGGTGAAGCTGAGCATCGACGGTGTGGAAGCAACGGATGAAAATGTGAAGAACGGCAAATTTCCTATCTGGGCGTATGAACATATGTACACGAAAGGAGAGCCGGATCCGATCGAAAAAGCTTTCATCGAGTATATGCTGAGCGACGAGATTCAAAAAGGGCTCGTGCCGCAGCAAGGCTATATTTCCGCGACGCAAATGCAAGTCGAGCGCAATGCGGCAGGCGAAGTTACGAAAAAGTAA